A part of Aquibium oceanicum genomic DNA contains:
- a CDS encoding M24 family metallopeptidase yields the protein METAGSSFGRHRKIMPFDPAGGPGGATDEAALRRASREKAAALNSHVLGYGALAEAEWAAAGIAAPDLPAMRRYRLDRIRAELKRRDLAGALLYDPVNIRYATDSTNMQLWVAHNPTRHCFVATEGPVVLFDYFSCEHLSDHSGVVDEVRPAVSWMYLYGGELTERKVRRWAAGIADLVREHGGGNARLAVDHLNPEGVAELARLGVSIHNGEAVMENARLIKSSDEILAMRRAIGACEAAMTEMEAALTPGISENALWAELHRGNIARGGEWIETRLLASGPRTNPWFQECSSRIVEAGDLVAFDTDLIGPYGFCADISRTWLAGDVRPTNEQRDLYRIAADQIAANTELMRPGVSFRDLVERSVVPPGDCYPTRYGVLYHGVGLADEYPTLPHASDWTDDTPDGILEPGMVLCVESYIGRLGGREGVKIEEQILITEVGNEKLSAYPLDERLLGA from the coding sequence ATGGAGACGGCAGGGTCGAGCTTCGGACGTCATCGCAAGATCATGCCATTCGATCCGGCTGGCGGCCCCGGCGGCGCAACCGACGAGGCGGCGCTCCGGCGCGCCTCGCGCGAAAAGGCCGCGGCGCTGAACAGCCACGTGCTCGGCTACGGCGCGCTTGCCGAGGCGGAATGGGCGGCGGCGGGTATCGCAGCACCCGATCTCCCAGCCATGCGCCGCTATCGCCTCGACCGCATCCGCGCCGAACTGAAGCGGCGAGATCTCGCCGGCGCCCTGCTCTACGACCCGGTCAATATCCGCTACGCGACCGATTCCACCAACATGCAGCTCTGGGTTGCCCACAACCCCACGCGCCACTGCTTCGTGGCGACCGAGGGGCCGGTGGTACTGTTCGACTATTTTTCCTGCGAGCACCTGTCGGACCATTCCGGTGTGGTCGACGAGGTCCGGCCGGCGGTGTCGTGGATGTATCTTTACGGCGGCGAGTTGACCGAAAGGAAAGTCCGCCGCTGGGCCGCCGGCATCGCGGACCTCGTGCGCGAACACGGCGGCGGAAATGCCCGCCTCGCGGTCGACCACCTGAATCCAGAAGGCGTGGCCGAACTCGCCCGCCTCGGCGTGTCCATTCACAACGGCGAAGCCGTGATGGAGAATGCCCGCCTGATAAAATCGTCCGACGAGATCCTCGCCATGCGCCGCGCCATCGGCGCCTGCGAGGCAGCGATGACAGAAATGGAAGCCGCGTTGACCCCCGGCATCTCGGAAAACGCGCTCTGGGCCGAACTCCACCGCGGCAACATCGCGCGCGGCGGCGAGTGGATCGAGACGCGGCTTCTCGCCTCCGGCCCGCGCACCAACCCCTGGTTCCAGGAGTGCTCCTCGCGCATCGTGGAGGCGGGCGATCTCGTCGCCTTCGATACCGACCTCATCGGCCCCTACGGCTTCTGCGCCGACATCTCGCGCACCTGGCTCGCCGGCGACGTGCGCCCGACGAACGAGCAGCGCGACCTCTACCGCATCGCCGCCGACCAGATCGCGGCGAACACCGAGCTGATGCGGCCGGGCGTCTCCTTTCGCGACCTGGTGGAACGTTCAGTCGTGCCGCCCGGCGACTGCTACCCCACCCGCTATGGCGTCCTCTATCACGGCGTCGGCCTCGCAGACGAATACCCCACCCTGCCGCATGCCTCCGACTGGACCGACGATACGCCCGACGGCATCCTGGAGCCGGGCATGGTGCTGTGCGTGGAAAGTTACATCGGCCGGCTCGGCGGCCGCGAGGGCGTCAAGATCGAGGAGCAGATCTTGATCACCGAGGTGGGCAACGAGAAACTCTCAGCCTATCCGCTCGACGAGCGGCTCCTCGGCGCCTGA